GAATGCATCAGACCATTCCATCTGCATTTCCACGCAGAACTTCCTGCCTCTGACGTCGGTGCAGAGTACATCCACAATGGTGTTTTTGCCCCCTTCGAGCTGGGGCACTAGTTCTGTAGGCAGATACTTTATCTCGTGTATCTGCTCTTCTTCGCTGAGTGGCAGGAGTGCGTTCAGAAGGCTGATCAGTCTTTTAGGGTGATTGCCGAATATCTTCTTGAACGTGAGGTCTGCCTTAGGATCTAAGTACTTCATAACCATCTGTTTTAAAATTCTCTAGCGCAAAGTTACGACTTTATTTTCATATCTGCAAGGGATTTCTGGGAAAAGTTACGGAAAAAGTGAGAGATTGCGTTTTTTATGTGACAGGACAAGAGTCTATATGCCACGATGAACTGGTGGGGTATAGATTTTTTTTTCTTTTTATCCATCACATCCCTCACGTTTTCCGATTTAAAAAAGTTAATATGCTGAGAATGAAGGATTTATTCTATACATATAGCGTGATGGATTGACGGATTGTTTACAATATCCATCACGAATCCATCACGCATCCCTCACGCTTCGCTTTCCAATCATAGGAAATCCGCAGTAGTTGATTGCGTTTTGTTCCACTTAAGGGAACACCGGGTTTCACTTAAGGGGACAAAAGGTTTCCCTTCTGGGAACAAATTGTTCCAACGCTTGGAACAGTTGAAACAGCTTCTTTTTATTCCTCTGCCAGTTCCTTCATGGCATCGTTCAGTGTATTGAACAAAACATTGATGTTTTCTTCTTCGTTCTTGCAGGCTTCCTTGAACAAGGCTACGGGGTCTTCCGGGTCACCCTTCAGCGGAGCCTCGTTGAGAAGGATATTTACATTGTTCAGCAGCATGCCGTGCAGAGTAGGCATGTGGAGCTGAGACTGAGTGCCCTCCTTGCTGCCACACTTCAAGCCGGCGGCATACGCCTTCACGATGATGCGTACCAGCAGATGGATAGCCATCGGCTCATCGGCAAGGCTGATGAGGATGCCGTGGGTGTAATCGCGCAGATGCTCCTCAATGGTGGTAAACTTACCCTGCAGCAGCCAGGTGAAGTTGCGCTTGTATTCAGCCTCCATCGCATTGTAAAGCGGATTCGACTTGCAGGCTATGCGCAGATAATCAAGCATTGTAGGCTCAAAGGAAGGATCCGCCTTCTTCATGCTCTCGAAATTCTTCTTCATGCGGTCGTTCGCCTCATCCGCACTCTTGTAGTTGAGACGTACGAGGGTAGAAAACATGATGTCGAAGAAATATTGGTTCACCTCGCCATAATGCTCCAGCATCATCTGCTTGATTTCCTTCGGGTCGTTCTTCTTCTTGAAGTCGTCGCCGCCGATTGCCGCATCCATGATGCCACGGGCATACGCCTCGAAGAAAGCTCTTACAAACGAAGCCACAGCCTGGTAACTATTGATTCTTTTGCTCATTGTTTATCAAAATGAATTAATCAAAAAAATGAATTAATCAAAGATTTAATCAAAGAATGATTTAATCAAAAATCTTGAATTCATATCCCTGTTCCATCAGCCATTCTATGGATTGCGGGAGCGCCGTCTTCAGCTTGTCGATGCTCTTCAGCGAGTCGTGGAAGGTGATGATGCTGCCGTTGCGGGCATACTTCTTCACGTTGTTCACTACGTCTTCTGCCGTCATCCATTTGGAATAATCTCGGGTCACCACATCCCACATAATCACCTTGTAGGTGCGATGCAGCCACCAGTACTCACTCTGTCGCATCCATCCATGGGGTGGGCGGAAGAGATGGGCGTGGATCAACTCGTTCGCCTTGTTGGTATTGAGCACGTAGGAGATGACTCGATGCTTGAAGGCACCGATGTGGTTGAAGGTGTGGTTGCCAATCTGATGACCCTCTGCCACAATCTGGTTGTAGAGGTCGTGGTTGCGCAGCACGTTTTCGCCCACCATGAAGAAGGTGGCCTTGATGTTGTACTTTCTCAAGGTTTCCAGGATGAATGGGGTGGATTCGGGAATCGGACCATCATCGAACGTGAGATACACCGAATGGTCGTTCTTGTCCATTCGCCATATTG
The Segatella copri DNA segment above includes these coding regions:
- a CDS encoding polysaccharide deacetylase family protein codes for the protein MFIEQPAKWLRWLYPKAIWRMDKNDHSVYLTFDDGPIPESTPFILETLRKYNIKATFFMVGENVLRNHDLYNQIVAEGHQIGNHTFNHIGAFKHRVISYVLNTNKANELIHAHLFRPPHGWMRQSEYWWLHRTYKVIMWDVVTRDYSKWMTAEDVVNNVKKYARNGSIITFHDSLKSIDKLKTALPQSIEWLMEQGYEFKIFD